In one window of Erwinia tasmaniensis Et1/99 DNA:
- a CDS encoding peptidoglycan glycosyltransferase FtsI → MRAAKKTQKQKAKRTEDQASFVSWRFALLCGCIFLGLVGLLLRVAYLQVINPDRLVREGDMRSLRVQAIPTSRGMISDRAGRPLAVSVPVNAIWADPKELHDKGGITLDSRWKALSDALSIPLDQLAARVNANPNGRFVYLARQVNPAIGDYIRKLKLPGIFLREESRRYYPAGEVTSHLIGFTNIDGQGIEGVEKSFDKWLTGQPGERTVRKDRFGRVIEDISSVDSRAAHNLALSIDERLQAQVYRELNNAVAFNKAESGTAVLLDINTGEVLAMANSPAYNPNNLTGVTKDVMRNRAITDMFEPGSTVKPMVVMTALQRGVVHESSVLNTVPFRINGHEIRDVARYNELTLTGVLQKSSNVGVSRLALAMPSNALVDTYSRFGLGKATNLGLVGESSGLYPQKQRWADIERATFSFGYGLMVTPLQLARVYATLGSYGIYRPLSITKVDPPVAGERVFPEPLVRTVLHMMESVALPGGGGVKAAIKGYRIAIKTGTAKKVGPDGKFVNRYIAYTAGVAPASKPRFALVVVINDPQSGKYYGGAVSAPVFGAIMGGVLRTMNVEPDALPTIDKNEMVTNKNEALSGRS, encoded by the coding sequence ATGAGAGCCGCAAAAAAAACGCAGAAGCAGAAAGCGAAACGTACGGAAGATCAGGCCAGCTTTGTCAGCTGGCGTTTTGCATTGCTGTGCGGCTGTATTTTTCTCGGACTGGTAGGGCTACTGCTGCGGGTGGCGTATTTGCAGGTGATCAATCCCGACAGGCTGGTGCGTGAAGGGGATATGCGCTCACTGCGCGTACAGGCTATCCCGACATCGCGCGGTATGATCAGCGACCGCGCCGGTCGTCCGCTGGCGGTCAGCGTTCCGGTTAATGCCATCTGGGCCGATCCGAAAGAGCTGCACGACAAGGGCGGAATTACGCTTGATAGCCGCTGGAAAGCCCTGTCAGACGCGCTTTCGATCCCGCTTGACCAGCTGGCGGCGCGAGTCAATGCTAATCCTAACGGGCGCTTTGTCTATCTGGCGCGTCAGGTGAATCCGGCGATCGGTGACTACATCAGAAAGCTGAAGCTGCCCGGCATCTTCCTGCGCGAGGAATCACGACGCTATTATCCTGCCGGAGAGGTCACCTCGCACCTGATTGGATTTACCAACATTGACGGGCAGGGCATTGAAGGCGTTGAGAAAAGCTTCGATAAATGGCTGACCGGGCAGCCCGGCGAACGAACGGTACGTAAAGATCGTTTTGGCCGGGTAATAGAAGATATCTCCTCCGTGGATAGCCGGGCGGCACACAACCTGGCTTTAAGTATCGATGAGCGCCTGCAGGCGCAGGTGTATCGCGAACTGAATAACGCGGTGGCTTTTAACAAAGCGGAATCCGGGACGGCGGTTCTGCTGGATATTAATACCGGCGAAGTGTTGGCGATGGCCAACAGCCCGGCCTATAACCCGAATAATCTGACCGGCGTCACCAAAGACGTGATGCGCAATCGGGCTATCACCGACATGTTTGAACCAGGCTCAACGGTGAAGCCCATGGTGGTGATGACCGCACTCCAGCGCGGCGTAGTGCATGAAAGCAGCGTGCTGAATACCGTTCCTTTTCGAATCAACGGTCATGAAATCAGAGATGTGGCGCGCTATAACGAACTGACGCTGACCGGGGTGTTACAGAAATCGTCGAACGTGGGCGTCTCCCGACTGGCGTTAGCGATGCCTTCCAATGCGTTAGTGGATACCTACTCACGTTTTGGCTTAGGTAAAGCGACCAATTTAGGGCTGGTTGGAGAAAGCAGCGGGCTGTACCCACAGAAACAGCGGTGGGCCGACATAGAAAGGGCGACCTTCTCCTTTGGCTACGGGCTGATGGTCACGCCGCTACAGCTGGCGCGAGTTTATGCAACGTTGGGCAGTTATGGCATTTATCGTCCCCTGTCGATAACCAAAGTTGACCCACCGGTAGCGGGGGAGCGCGTGTTCCCTGAACCGCTGGTACGCACGGTGCTACATATGATGGAAAGCGTCGCCCTGCCGGGCGGCGGCGGCGTAAAAGCCGCCATCAAGGGTTATCGTATTGCCATCAAAACCGGTACGGCCAAGAAGGTGGGGCCAGACGGTAAATTCGTCAACCGCTACATTGCCTATACCGCCGGGGTTGCTCCGGCCAGCAAACCGCGTTTTGCGCTGGTGGTGGTGATAAACGATCCCCAGTCAGGCAAATATTACGGTGGTGCGGTATCCGCACCGGTGTTTGGCGCCATTATGGGGGGCGTACTGCGCACCATGAACGTTGAACCGGATGCGTTACCCACTATTGATAAGAATGAGATGGTAACTAACAAAAATGAGGCACTCAGTGGCAGATCGTAA
- the murE gene encoding UDP-N-acetylmuramoyl-L-alanyl-D-glutamate--2,6-diaminopimelate ligase: MADRKLRDLLAPWVPGAPERALREMTLDSRVAASGDLFVAIKGHAADGRRFIPQAIAQGVAAVIAEAEGEAEDGQIVETHGVPVIYLAQLSQRLSALAGRFYQQPGEKLKLIGVTGTNGKTTTTQLLAQWAQLLGETGAVMGTVGNGLYGQLAPAENTTGSAVDVQHLLASLVDKGASLAAMEISSHGLVQHRVAALPFAAAAFTNLSRDHLDYHGDMARYEAAKWLLFAEHQVGQAIINADDKVGRRWLEKLPDAVAVTMENHLQPGCHGRWLKATKVDYHDGGARVHFSSSWGEGDIDSRLMGAFNVSNLLVALATLLSLDYPLAALTATASQLQPVTGRMEVFSAPGKPTVVVDYAHTPDALEKALTAARLHCKGRLWCLFGCGGDRDKGKRPLMGAIAEQCADVVVITDDNPRSEDPAAIVSDILSGLLDAGRARVVMGRAQAVTNTVMQAQQGDIVLVAGKGHEDYQIIGHQRFDYSDRDTVARLLGGFA, translated from the coding sequence GTGGCAGATCGTAAACTGCGTGATTTACTGGCTCCGTGGGTGCCGGGCGCACCGGAGCGCGCACTGCGCGAAATGACGCTGGACAGCCGTGTAGCGGCATCGGGCGATCTGTTTGTCGCGATTAAAGGTCATGCGGCCGACGGGCGGCGTTTTATTCCTCAGGCGATTGCTCAGGGCGTGGCGGCGGTGATTGCCGAGGCGGAAGGCGAAGCGGAAGACGGACAGATCGTCGAGACGCACGGCGTCCCGGTCATTTATCTGGCGCAGCTTTCTCAACGTCTGTCGGCGCTTGCTGGTCGTTTTTACCAGCAGCCGGGCGAAAAGCTAAAGCTGATTGGCGTGACCGGCACCAATGGCAAAACCACCACGACCCAGCTTCTGGCGCAGTGGGCGCAGCTGCTGGGTGAAACCGGCGCGGTGATGGGAACGGTGGGTAACGGCCTTTACGGGCAGCTTGCCCCGGCGGAAAACACCACCGGATCGGCGGTGGATGTGCAGCATTTGCTGGCATCGCTGGTGGACAAAGGCGCAAGCCTGGCGGCGATGGAGATCTCTTCGCACGGCCTGGTGCAGCACCGCGTGGCGGCGCTGCCGTTTGCGGCGGCCGCTTTCACCAACCTCAGCCGCGATCATCTCGACTATCACGGCGATATGGCGCGTTATGAAGCCGCCAAGTGGCTGCTGTTTGCCGAACATCAGGTCGGCCAGGCCATCATCAATGCCGATGATAAAGTCGGACGCCGCTGGCTGGAAAAGCTGCCGGATGCGGTGGCGGTGACGATGGAAAATCATCTCCAGCCGGGCTGTCATGGCCGCTGGCTGAAGGCGACAAAGGTGGATTACCACGACGGCGGGGCCAGGGTGCACTTTTCCTCCAGCTGGGGAGAGGGGGATATCGACAGCCGCCTGATGGGCGCATTTAACGTCAGTAATCTGCTGGTGGCGTTGGCAACACTGCTGTCTCTGGACTATCCGCTGGCCGCATTAACGGCGACCGCCAGCCAGCTGCAACCTGTTACCGGGCGCATGGAGGTTTTCAGCGCACCGGGCAAACCAACGGTGGTGGTGGATTATGCCCATACTCCCGATGCGCTGGAAAAAGCGCTGACGGCGGCACGTCTGCACTGCAAGGGGCGGCTGTGGTGTCTGTTTGGCTGCGGCGGTGACCGCGATAAAGGCAAGCGCCCGCTGATGGGCGCGATTGCCGAGCAGTGTGCTGATGTGGTGGTGATCACCGATGACAATCCGCGCAGCGAAGATCCGGCGGCTATTGTTAGCGACATATTAAGCGGCCTGCTTGATGCGGGGCGCGCCAGGGTAGTCATGGGCCGTGCGCAAGCGGTCACTAACACCGTGATGCAGGCACAGCAAGGCGATATTGTGCTGGTTGCCGGTAAAGGCCACGAAGATTACCAGATTATCGGCCATCAGCGCTTTGACTACTCTGACCGGGATACGGTCGCGCGTCTGCTGGGGGGGTTCGCTTGA
- the murF gene encoding UDP-N-acetylmuramoyl-tripeptide--D-alanyl-D-alanine ligase: MITLTLQQLAEITGGTLYGSDGAIAEVTTDTRKATAGNLFIAIKGERFDAHDFVADAVTAGCSGLLVSQRLPVEVSQVVVADTRIALGQLAAWVRQRSEARIVALTGSSGKTSVKEMTAAILRQCGETLYTAGNLNNDIGVPLTLLRLKPQHQYAVIELGANHQDEIAYTTDLVRPETALVNNLAAAHLEGFGSLAGVAKAKGEIFSGLPLNGTAIINSDSNDWPHWQSALHGKTVWRFSPDRQADSDFYASGVTLSAQGTHFTLHSPQGEVDVTLPLPGRHNIANALAASALALSVGAPLSAVCQGLSTLKAVPGRLFPLALSADKLLLDDSYNANVGSMTAAAQVLAEMPGYRVMIVGDMAEMGAEAAECHRQVGNAIRHAAIDKVLSTGSLSHGISDASGVGEHFADKTALGARALELLAQHQQITLLVKGSRSASMEKVVQILQEKGTC; encoded by the coding sequence TTGATAACCCTGACATTACAACAACTTGCCGAGATAACCGGCGGTACGCTGTACGGCAGTGACGGTGCAATTGCCGAGGTCACGACCGACACACGCAAAGCGACGGCGGGAAATCTGTTTATCGCCATTAAAGGCGAGCGTTTTGATGCCCACGATTTTGTCGCAGATGCGGTTACGGCAGGCTGTTCAGGTCTGTTAGTAAGTCAACGCTTACCTGTAGAGGTCTCCCAGGTGGTGGTCGCCGATACGCGAATTGCGCTGGGGCAGCTGGCCGCCTGGGTGCGTCAGCGGTCTGAGGCACGCATCGTGGCGCTAACCGGGTCGTCCGGCAAAACCTCGGTAAAAGAGATGACGGCGGCCATTCTGCGCCAGTGCGGCGAGACGCTGTATACCGCAGGTAACCTCAACAATGATATTGGCGTGCCGCTGACGCTATTACGCCTGAAGCCGCAACATCAATATGCGGTCATTGAACTGGGGGCCAACCACCAGGACGAGATTGCCTATACCACTGATTTGGTACGCCCGGAAACCGCACTGGTTAATAACCTCGCGGCGGCGCACCTGGAGGGCTTTGGTTCTCTGGCCGGCGTGGCGAAGGCGAAGGGCGAAATTTTTAGCGGTCTGCCGCTCAATGGCACCGCCATTATTAACAGCGACAGTAACGACTGGCCGCACTGGCAGTCGGCGCTGCACGGTAAAACCGTCTGGCGCTTCTCGCCCGATCGTCAGGCCGACAGCGACTTTTATGCCTCCGGCGTCACCCTCAGCGCGCAGGGAACGCATTTTACCCTGCATTCGCCGCAGGGTGAGGTGGATGTCACCCTGCCGCTGCCGGGGCGTCACAATATCGCCAATGCGCTGGCCGCCAGCGCGCTGGCGCTCTCGGTGGGTGCGCCGCTGAGTGCGGTGTGTCAGGGGCTAAGCACCCTGAAGGCGGTGCCGGGACGACTGTTTCCGCTGGCGCTTAGCGCCGATAAGCTACTGCTGGACGACAGCTATAACGCCAACGTGGGTTCTATGACCGCCGCAGCGCAGGTTCTGGCTGAGATGCCCGGCTACCGCGTGATGATCGTCGGCGATATGGCGGAAATGGGGGCAGAAGCCGCCGAGTGCCACCGCCAGGTGGGCAACGCTATTCGCCATGCCGCCATTGATAAAGTATTAAGCACCGGTTCACTGAGCCACGGCATTTCTGACGCCAGCGGCGTTGGCGAGCACTTCGCCGACAAGACGGCGCTCGGCGCACGGGCGCTTGAGCTACTGGCGCAACATCAGCAGATCACCCTATTAGTTAAAGGTTCACGCAGTGCCTCTATGGAAAAGGTAGTGCAAATTTTACAGGAGAAAGGCACATGTTAG
- the mraY gene encoding phospho-N-acetylmuramoyl-pentapeptide-transferase → MLVWLAEHLVTFYSGFNVFSYLTFRAIVSLLTALFISLWMGPRMIARLQEMSFGQVVRNDGPESHFSKRGTPTMGGIMILTSITVSVLLWAYPSNPYVWCVLFVLVGYGIVGFVDDYRKVVRKDTKGLIARWKYFWQSAIALVVAFVMYMIGKDTPATELVVPFFKDVMPQLGLLYLLLAYFVIVGTSNAVNLTDGLDGLAIMPTVFVAAGFALVAWATGNVKFAEYLHIPYLRHAGELVIVCTAIVGAGLGFLWFNTYPAQVFMGDVGSLALGGALGTIAVLLRQEFLLVIMGGVFVVETLSVILQVGSFKLRGQRIFRMAPIHHHYELKGWPEPRVIVRFWIISLMLVLIGLATLKVR, encoded by the coding sequence ATGTTAGTCTGGCTGGCCGAGCATCTGGTCACTTTTTATTCGGGCTTTAACGTCTTCTCGTATCTGACGTTTCGCGCCATTGTCAGCCTGCTGACCGCGCTGTTTATTTCCCTGTGGATGGGGCCGCGTATGATCGCCCGCCTGCAGGAGATGTCATTTGGCCAGGTGGTGCGTAATGACGGCCCGGAGTCGCACTTTAGCAAGCGCGGTACGCCGACGATGGGTGGGATCATGATCCTGACCTCGATTACCGTTTCGGTGCTGCTGTGGGCTTATCCCTCCAACCCCTACGTCTGGTGCGTGCTGTTTGTGCTGGTCGGCTACGGCATCGTGGGCTTTGTGGATGATTACCGCAAAGTGGTGCGCAAAGACACTAAGGGATTAATTGCTCGCTGGAAGTATTTCTGGCAGTCGGCCATCGCTCTGGTTGTCGCCTTCGTCATGTATATGATTGGCAAAGATACCCCGGCTACCGAGCTGGTGGTGCCGTTCTTTAAAGATGTGATGCCGCAGCTGGGGCTGCTGTACCTGCTGCTGGCCTACTTTGTCATTGTCGGCACCAGCAATGCGGTGAATTTGACCGACGGCCTTGATGGCCTGGCCATTATGCCCACCGTGTTTGTCGCCGCCGGATTTGCTCTTGTTGCCTGGGCCACCGGTAACGTGAAGTTTGCTGAATATCTGCATATTCCCTATCTGCGCCATGCCGGTGAGCTGGTGATTGTCTGCACCGCGATCGTTGGGGCGGGCTTAGGCTTCCTGTGGTTCAACACCTATCCAGCCCAGGTCTTTATGGGTGACGTTGGCTCACTGGCGCTGGGCGGCGCGCTGGGTACTATCGCCGTGCTGTTGCGTCAGGAGTTCCTGCTGGTGATTATGGGCGGGGTGTTTGTAGTAGAGACCCTGTCAGTCATCCTACAGGTTGGTTCTTTCAAATTACGCGGGCAGAGAATTTTCCGTATGGCTCCCATTCATCATCATTATGAACTGAAGGGTTGGCCGGAGCCGCGCGTCATCGTCCGCTTCTGGATTATTTCACTGATGCTGGTGCTGATTGGCCTGGCCACGCTGAAGGTACGTTAA
- the murD gene encoding UDP-N-acetylmuramoyl-L-alanine--D-glutamate ligase has product MADYLGKKVVIIGLGLTGLSCVDFFIARGVVPRMIDTRVVPPGLEKLPKNVERWLGSMNDSWLLDADLIVASPGVALAHPSLIAAAQAGVEIVGDVELFCREAQAPIVAITGSNGKSTVTTLVGEMARAAGWQVGVGGNIGLPALTLLQQPAQLYVLELSSFQLETTSSLKAAAATLLNVTEDHMDRYPLGMQQYRAAKLRIYENATACVVNADDAMTMPIRGADARCVSFGADFGDYHLTRQQGSTWLRVQGEKVLNTDEMHLVGQHNYTNALAALALADAVGLPRATSLKALTTFNGLPHRFQLVHEHNGVRWINDSKATNVGSTEAALNGLHPAGTLWLLLGGDGKSADFTPLTRYLQGERIRVYCFGRDGAELAALRPEIAVQTATMAEAVRQIAAQVRPGDLVLLSPACASLDQFKNFEQRGDLFAQLAREAG; this is encoded by the coding sequence ATGGCTGACTATCTGGGTAAAAAAGTGGTCATTATCGGGTTGGGCCTGACCGGCCTCTCCTGTGTTGATTTCTTTATCGCGCGCGGCGTTGTGCCGCGCATGATAGATACCCGTGTCGTGCCACCGGGGCTGGAAAAGCTGCCGAAAAACGTTGAGCGCTGGCTGGGGTCGATGAACGACAGCTGGCTGTTGGATGCCGATCTGATCGTTGCCAGCCCCGGCGTGGCGCTGGCGCATCCTTCTTTGATCGCTGCGGCGCAGGCCGGAGTGGAGATCGTTGGCGATGTTGAGCTGTTCTGCCGCGAAGCGCAGGCACCGATCGTGGCGATCACCGGTTCCAACGGTAAAAGCACCGTGACGACGCTGGTCGGCGAGATGGCAAGAGCCGCAGGCTGGCAGGTTGGCGTAGGGGGCAATATTGGCCTGCCCGCACTGACGCTGTTGCAGCAGCCTGCCCAGCTGTATGTGCTGGAGCTGTCGAGCTTCCAGTTGGAAACCACCAGCAGCCTGAAAGCGGCGGCGGCGACCCTCCTCAACGTGACCGAAGATCATATGGATCGCTACCCGCTCGGCATGCAGCAATATCGCGCTGCCAAGCTGCGCATCTATGAAAATGCCACGGCCTGCGTGGTCAATGCCGATGATGCGATGACCATGCCAATACGCGGCGCGGATGCACGCTGCGTCAGTTTTGGTGCCGACTTCGGCGACTATCACCTTACGCGCCAGCAGGGCAGCACCTGGCTGCGTGTGCAGGGGGAAAAAGTGCTGAATACCGACGAAATGCACCTGGTCGGTCAGCATAACTATACGAATGCCCTGGCGGCGCTGGCGCTGGCGGATGCCGTTGGCCTGCCGCGCGCTACCAGCCTGAAAGCCTTAACGACCTTTAACGGCTTGCCGCACCGTTTTCAGCTGGTTCATGAACATAACGGTGTGCGCTGGATCAACGATTCCAAAGCCACCAATGTTGGCAGCACCGAGGCGGCGCTGAATGGTTTACATCCAGCCGGTACCTTGTGGCTGCTGCTGGGCGGAGACGGCAAGTCGGCGGATTTTACGCCCCTCACCCGTTATTTGCAGGGCGAGCGCATTCGGGTGTACTGCTTCGGTCGTGACGGCGCTGAACTGGCGGCCCTGCGTCCGGAAATAGCGGTACAAACGGCGACGATGGCGGAAGCCGTGCGGCAGATTGCCGCTCAGGTGCGGCCTGGCGACCTGGTGCTGTTGTCGCCAGCCTGTGCCAGCCTTGACCAGTTTAAAAACTTCGAGCAGCGCGGCGATCTGTTTGCCCAACTGGCGCGGGAGGCTGGCTGA
- the ftsW gene encoding cell division protein FtsW, giving the protein MRIPGLSFAGGISHRLKSWVMGSRESDASSMVLYDRTLLWLTFGLAIIGFVMVTSASMPVGQRLSADPFYFAKRDAFYLLLALGMALVTLRIPMDFWQRYSNMMLLATVVMLLVVLVVGSSVNGASRWIALGPLRIQPAELSKLSLFCYLASYLVRKVEEVRNNFWGFCKPMGVMVVLAVLLLAQPDLGTVVVLFVTTLAMLFLAGAKLWQFMAIIGSGIFAVCLLIVAEPYRMRRVTSFWNPWEDPFGSGYQLTQSLMAFGRGEFWGQGLGNSVQKLEYLPEAHTDFIFSIIGEELGYIGVVLALLMVFFVAFRAMSIGRRALELDQRFSGFLACSIGVWFSFQALVNVGAAAGMLPTKGLTLPLISYGGSSLIIMSTAIVFLLRIDYETRLAKAQAFTRG; this is encoded by the coding sequence ATGCGTATACCGGGTCTCAGTTTTGCCGGTGGGATTTCACATCGCCTGAAATCCTGGGTTATGGGATCACGCGAAAGTGATGCCAGTTCGATGGTGCTTTATGACCGCACGCTGCTGTGGCTGACCTTTGGTCTGGCTATCATTGGTTTTGTCATGGTGACATCGGCATCAATGCCGGTGGGCCAGCGCTTATCCGCAGATCCCTTCTATTTTGCCAAGCGCGATGCGTTCTATCTGCTGTTGGCGCTCGGCATGGCGCTGGTGACGCTGCGTATCCCGATGGATTTCTGGCAGCGCTATAGCAATATGATGCTGCTGGCGACGGTGGTCATGCTGCTGGTGGTGCTGGTAGTGGGCAGCTCGGTCAACGGGGCATCGCGTTGGATCGCGCTTGGCCCGCTGCGCATTCAGCCTGCTGAGCTTTCTAAGCTGTCGCTGTTCTGCTATCTCGCCAGCTATCTGGTGCGCAAAGTTGAAGAAGTGCGCAACAACTTCTGGGGTTTCTGTAAGCCGATGGGCGTGATGGTGGTACTGGCGGTACTGCTGCTGGCACAGCCCGACCTCGGTACGGTGGTGGTGCTGTTTGTCACCACGCTGGCCATGCTGTTTCTCGCCGGGGCTAAATTATGGCAATTTATGGCGATAATCGGCTCCGGTATTTTCGCCGTTTGCCTGCTGATTGTGGCTGAACCCTACCGTATGCGCCGCGTGACCTCTTTCTGGAACCCCTGGGAAGATCCGTTTGGCAGCGGTTACCAGTTAACCCAGTCACTGATGGCTTTCGGGCGCGGTGAGTTTTGGGGGCAGGGGCTGGGTAACTCGGTACAAAAGCTCGAGTATTTGCCGGAGGCCCATACCGATTTTATCTTCTCGATTATCGGTGAGGAGCTGGGTTATATCGGTGTGGTTTTAGCGTTGTTAATGGTATTCTTCGTCGCTTTTCGTGCGATGTCGATCGGAAGACGCGCACTGGAGCTCGATCAGCGCTTTTCGGGCTTTCTTGCCTGTTCAATTGGCGTCTGGTTTAGCTTCCAGGCACTGGTCAACGTGGGGGCCGCAGCGGGTATGTTGCCGACCAAAGGTCTGACGTTGCCGCTGATCAGTTACGGTGGTTCGAGTCTGATTATTATGTCGACCGCCATCGTGTTTTTGTTACGTATAGATTATGAAACGCGTCTGGCAAAGGCCCAGGCGTTCACGCGAGGATAG
- the murG gene encoding undecaprenyldiphospho-muramoylpentapeptide beta-N-acetylglucosaminyltransferase codes for MSGKRLMVMAGGTGGHVFPGLAVAHHLMAQGWQVRWLGTADRMEADLVPKHGIDIEFIRISGLRGKGIKALLAAPLRIFNAWRQARAIMKAWQPDVVLGMGGYVSGPGGLAAWSCGIPVVLHEQNGIAGLTNKWLAKIATKVMQAFPGAFPDAEVVGNPVRTDVLALPLPSVRLSGRDGPTRVLAIGGSQGARVLNQTMPQVAARLGDSISLWHQVGKGALDEVNADYTRVNQSQHRVSEFIDDMASAYAWADVVVCRSGALTVSEVAAAGLPAIFVPFQHKDRQQYWNALPLEQAGAAVIYEQPQFTADAVAATLAGWDRPTLLAMAEKARAVAIPDATERVAAEVSKAAR; via the coding sequence ATGAGTGGAAAGCGACTGATGGTGATGGCTGGCGGAACCGGCGGGCACGTTTTCCCCGGGCTGGCGGTCGCACACCATCTGATGGCGCAGGGCTGGCAGGTGCGCTGGCTTGGTACCGCTGACCGTATGGAAGCGGATTTAGTGCCGAAACACGGTATCGACATTGAGTTTATCCGCATCAGCGGGCTGCGTGGTAAAGGCATCAAAGCATTACTGGCGGCACCGCTGCGTATCTTCAACGCCTGGCGTCAGGCGCGGGCGATTATGAAAGCCTGGCAGCCGGACGTGGTGCTGGGCATGGGCGGCTATGTTTCCGGCCCCGGTGGTCTGGCGGCGTGGAGCTGCGGTATTCCGGTGGTGCTGCATGAACAGAATGGTATTGCTGGTTTAACGAATAAGTGGCTGGCAAAGATTGCCACTAAAGTGATGCAGGCGTTTCCCGGCGCGTTTCCCGATGCGGAGGTCGTCGGCAATCCGGTGCGTACCGATGTGCTGGCGCTCCCGTTACCGTCCGTGCGTTTAAGCGGGCGTGACGGGCCGACCAGAGTATTGGCGATCGGCGGCAGTCAGGGAGCCCGCGTGTTGAACCAGACGATGCCGCAGGTGGCGGCCAGGCTCGGTGACAGCATCAGCCTGTGGCATCAGGTTGGCAAGGGGGCACTGGATGAGGTGAATGCGGACTACACCAGGGTGAACCAGAGCCAACATCGGGTGTCGGAATTCATCGACGATATGGCAAGCGCCTACGCGTGGGCTGATGTCGTGGTGTGCCGTTCGGGTGCGCTGACCGTTAGCGAAGTGGCGGCGGCCGGATTACCGGCGATTTTTGTGCCATTCCAGCATAAGGATCGCCAGCAGTACTGGAACGCCCTGCCGCTCGAGCAGGCCGGGGCGGCCGTTATTTACGAGCAGCCGCAGTTTACCGCCGATGCGGTGGCTGCAACCCTCGCAGGCTGGGATCGTCCGACGCTACTGGCGATGGCTGAAAAAGCGCGCGCGGTGGCGATCCCGGACGCAACAGAGCGCGTTGCTGCTGAAGTCAGCAAGGCAGCGCGCTAA
- the murC gene encoding UDP-N-acetylmuramate--L-alanine ligase: MNTQQLAKLRSIVPEMRRVRHIHFVGIGGAGMGGIAEVLANEGYEISGSDLAPNAVTRHLNALGATIYFNHRPENVSDASVVVVSTAVSQDNPEVVAAREARIPVIRRAEMLAELMRFRHGIAVAGTHGKTTTTAMVSSIYAEGGLDPTFVNGGLVKAAGTHARLGSSRYLIAEADESDASFLHLQPMVAIVTNIEADHMDTYQGDFENLKQTFINFLHNLPFYGRAVLCVDDTVIRELIPRVGRQITTYGFSEDADVRVENYRQRGAQGHFTLVRQDKPLMQVTLNAPGRHNALNAAAAVAVATEENIDDEDILAALESFQGTGRRFDFLGEYPLAQVNGSAGTAMLVDDYGHHPTEVDVTIKAARAGWPDKNLVMIFQPHRYTRTRDLYDDFANVLSQVDVLLMLDVYSAGETPIPGADSRSLCRTIRGRGKVDPILVSDHDAVLEMLLPKLTGNDLILVQGAGNVGRIARSLADVKLQLQTNNEEHHG, from the coding sequence ATGAATACACAACAACTGGCAAAACTGCGTTCTATCGTGCCCGAGATGCGTCGCGTCCGGCACATCCATTTTGTGGGCATCGGTGGTGCCGGCATGGGCGGTATTGCCGAAGTGTTGGCTAATGAAGGTTATGAGATCAGCGGTTCGGACCTGGCGCCTAACGCGGTAACCCGCCATCTGAATGCCCTGGGCGCAACAATTTATTTTAACCATCGCCCGGAAAACGTCAGCGATGCCAGCGTGGTGGTGGTATCCACCGCGGTTTCACAGGACAACCCGGAAGTGGTTGCCGCGCGTGAGGCGCGTATCCCGGTTATTCGCCGTGCGGAGATGCTGGCCGAACTGATGCGCTTTCGTCACGGTATTGCCGTTGCCGGTACGCACGGCAAGACCACCACGACTGCCATGGTGTCGAGTATTTACGCCGAAGGGGGGCTTGACCCGACCTTTGTCAACGGTGGCCTGGTGAAGGCGGCCGGTACGCACGCGCGACTGGGAAGCAGCCGTTACCTGATTGCTGAAGCCGACGAGAGCGACGCGTCGTTCCTGCATTTGCAGCCGATGGTGGCGATTGTCACCAATATCGAAGCCGATCATATGGATACTTACCAGGGCGACTTCGAAAACTTAAAGCAAACCTTTATCAATTTTTTACACAATTTGCCGTTTTACGGGCGCGCCGTGCTGTGCGTGGATGATACGGTGATCCGCGAGCTGATCCCACGCGTTGGGCGTCAGATTACCACTTACGGCTTTAGTGAAGATGCCGATGTGCGCGTTGAAAACTACCGGCAGCGCGGCGCGCAGGGGCACTTTACCCTGGTGCGCCAGGACAAGCCGCTGATGCAGGTTACGCTGAACGCGCCGGGGCGTCACAACGCCTTAAATGCCGCCGCAGCGGTGGCGGTGGCGACCGAAGAGAATATTGACGATGAGGATATTCTCGCCGCGCTGGAGAGCTTCCAGGGAACCGGCCGCCGCTTCGATTTCCTCGGAGAGTACCCGCTGGCGCAGGTAAACGGCAGCGCTGGCACGGCCATGCTGGTTGATGATTACGGACATCATCCAACGGAGGTGGACGTCACCATCAAGGCGGCGCGGGCGGGCTGGCCAGATAAAAATCTGGTGATGATTTTCCAGCCGCATCGCTATACCCGCACGCGCGATTTGTATGACGATTTCGCCAACGTACTTTCGCAGGTCGACGTGCTGCTGATGCTGGATGTCTATTCAGCCGGTGAGACGCCGATACCGGGGGCTGACAGCCGGTCGCTGTGCCGCACCATTCGCGGTCGCGGCAAAGTTGACCCGATTCTGGTCTCTGACCACGACGCGGTACTGGAAATGCTGTTGCCGAAGTTAACCGGCAACGATCTGATTTTGGTACAGGGTGCCGGAAACGTAGGGCGTATCGCCCGCAGCCTGGCCGATGTTAAATTGCAGTTACAGACGAATAATGAGGAACATCATGGCTGA